A single genomic interval of Nonomuraea rubra harbors:
- a CDS encoding YggT family protein has protein sequence MEIIGGILVVVLSLYLVLLIGRMIFETVQAFARQWRPSGVVLVLAEATYTATDPPLKFLRRFIPPLRLGTVAFDLSFTVLFIVVLILIQIAGTLR, from the coding sequence GTGGAGATCATCGGTGGGATCTTGGTCGTTGTCCTGTCTCTCTATCTGGTGCTGCTCATCGGCAGGATGATCTTTGAGACGGTGCAGGCGTTCGCCCGTCAGTGGCGGCCTTCCGGCGTCGTCCTCGTGCTGGCGGAGGCCACATACACCGCAACTGACCCACCCCTCAAGTTCCTCCGCCGTTTCATTCCTCCGCTCCGGTTGGGTACGGTGGCCTTTGACCTAAGCTTCACTGTCCTGTTCATCGTGGTTCTGATCTTGATACAGATCGCCGGAACTCTGCGATGA
- a CDS encoding cell division protein SepF produces MAGAMRKMAVYLGLVEDDRYERYETYTDDYTYDDEVQRPGEERAVAVQEREDEPDAGAPAPRPTATILERRTTDLARITTLHPRTYNEARTIGEHFRDGTPVIMNLTEMVDSDAKRLVDFAAGLVFGLHGSIERVTNKVFLLSPANVEVTAEDKARIAERGFFNQS; encoded by the coding sequence ATGGCCGGCGCGATGCGCAAGATGGCGGTCTACCTCGGTCTCGTGGAGGACGACCGCTACGAGAGGTACGAGACCTACACCGACGACTACACCTACGACGACGAGGTGCAGCGGCCCGGCGAGGAGCGTGCCGTGGCGGTCCAGGAGCGCGAGGACGAGCCCGACGCCGGGGCGCCCGCACCGAGGCCCACGGCGACGATCCTGGAACGCCGCACGACGGATCTGGCCCGCATCACCACCCTGCACCCCCGCACGTACAACGAGGCCCGTACGATCGGAGAGCACTTCCGCGACGGGACCCCGGTCATCATGAACCTGACCGAGATGGTTGACAGCGACGCCAAGCGGCTCGTCGATTTCGCGGCAGGTCTGGTCTTTGGCCTACACGGCAGCATTGAACGTGTTACCAACAAGGTGTTCCTGTTGTCCCCTGCCAATGTAGAGGTGACTGCCGAGGACAAGGCTCGAATCGCGGAACGCGGGTTCTTCAATCAGAGTTAG
- a CDS encoding YggS family pyridoxal phosphate-dependent enzyme yields the protein MRRDEIAAGLAEVDARIAEACHAVGRDRGEVTLIAVTKTRPAEDVRILSELGVRDVGENRDQEAAPKAHELAGLPLTWHFVGQLQTNKVRSVVGYADVIHSVDRVRLVEAISKEAVRQGRRVGCLVQIALDDDPDRGGVPPAGLLELADEIALTEGVWLGGVMAVAPLGEEPAKAFARLRDLAMRLQEQHPRATMISAGMSEDLTEAIAYGATHVRVGTALLGRRKPYVR from the coding sequence GTGAGAAGGGACGAGATCGCGGCCGGTCTCGCCGAGGTCGACGCGCGCATCGCCGAGGCGTGCCACGCGGTGGGGCGCGACCGCGGCGAGGTCACGCTGATCGCCGTCACCAAGACGCGCCCGGCGGAGGACGTGCGCATCCTGTCCGAGCTGGGCGTGCGCGACGTCGGCGAGAACCGCGACCAGGAGGCCGCCCCCAAGGCGCACGAGCTCGCCGGCCTCCCGCTGACCTGGCACTTCGTCGGCCAGCTGCAGACCAACAAGGTCCGCTCCGTGGTCGGGTACGCCGACGTGATCCACTCCGTCGACCGCGTCAGGCTGGTGGAGGCGATCAGCAAGGAGGCCGTGCGGCAGGGCCGCAGGGTCGGCTGCCTGGTGCAGATCGCGCTCGACGACGACCCCGACAGAGGCGGCGTGCCCCCCGCCGGCCTGCTGGAGCTCGCCGACGAGATCGCGCTGACCGAGGGGGTGTGGCTGGGCGGCGTGATGGCGGTCGCGCCCCTGGGCGAGGAGCCGGCCAAGGCGTTCGCCCGGCTGCGCGACCTGGCGATGCGCCTCCAGGAGCAGCACCCCCGCGCGACCATGATCTCGGCCGGGATGAGCGAGGACCTCACGGAGGCGATCGCCTACGGCGCGACACACGTGCGGGTCGGTACGGCGTTGCTCGGTCGTCGCAAGCCCTACGTCAGGTAA